Proteins found in one Amycolatopsis aidingensis genomic segment:
- the pruA gene encoding L-glutamate gamma-semialdehyde dehydrogenase: protein MDAVTTVPTPANEPVHTYAPGSAERESLQRRVAELEAEKHELTQTIGGRRRRAGGEAFDVVQPHDHAHVLGIAAQATNDDVADAVDAAKRAAREWSELPFDERAAVFLRAADLLSGPYRDTINAATMLGQSKSIQQAEIDAACELIDFLRFNVHYARRILAEQPNSVPGVWNRMEYRPLDGFVVAITPFNFTAIAGNLPSAPALMGNTVVWKPTPTQQLAAHYTMQAFEEAGLPPGVINMVTGDGQAVSEVALTDRGFGGLHFTGSTTTFKKLWRTVSDNLDNYRGYPRIVGETGGKDFVVAHPSARTDKLVPALVRGAFEYQGQKCSAVSRAYVPRSLWEGGVREELADLTRTVKYGDVTDLSLFGGAVIDSRAFAKHKRLLDSVPGDSALSTLAGGGCDDSVGYFVEPTVLVCDDPGHEVFSTEYFGPIMAVHVYEDKDYERILELVDGSADYALTGAVFADDRTAIQQAHRALRYAAGNFYVNDKPTGSIVGQQPFGGSRGSGTNDKAGSMFNLLRWASPRSIKENFDAPSVITYPHMG from the coding sequence ATGGATGCTGTGACCACCGTTCCCACTCCGGCGAACGAACCCGTGCACACCTACGCGCCCGGCAGCGCGGAGCGGGAGTCGCTGCAGCGCAGGGTGGCCGAGCTGGAGGCGGAGAAGCACGAGCTCACCCAGACGATCGGCGGGCGGCGCAGGCGCGCGGGCGGCGAGGCCTTCGACGTGGTGCAGCCGCATGACCACGCGCATGTGCTCGGGATCGCGGCGCAGGCGACCAACGATGATGTCGCGGACGCCGTGGACGCCGCGAAGCGGGCGGCAAGGGAGTGGAGCGAGCTGCCCTTCGACGAGCGCGCCGCCGTGTTCCTGCGCGCCGCCGACCTGCTCTCCGGCCCTTACCGGGACACCATCAACGCGGCCACCATGCTGGGCCAGTCGAAGTCCATCCAGCAGGCGGAGATCGACGCGGCCTGCGAGCTGATCGACTTCCTGCGGTTCAACGTGCACTACGCCCGCCGCATCCTCGCCGAGCAGCCGAACTCGGTGCCCGGGGTGTGGAACCGGATGGAGTACCGGCCGCTGGACGGCTTCGTCGTCGCGATCACCCCGTTCAACTTCACCGCGATCGCGGGCAACCTGCCCAGCGCCCCCGCGCTGATGGGCAACACCGTGGTGTGGAAGCCCACCCCCACCCAGCAGCTCGCCGCGCACTACACCATGCAGGCCTTCGAGGAGGCAGGACTGCCGCCCGGCGTGATCAACATGGTGACCGGCGACGGGCAGGCGGTGAGTGAGGTCGCGCTGACCGACCGTGGCTTCGGCGGCCTGCACTTCACCGGCTCCACCACCACCTTCAAGAAGCTGTGGCGCACCGTCTCGGACAACCTGGACAACTACCGCGGCTACCCGCGGATCGTGGGCGAGACCGGTGGCAAGGACTTCGTGGTCGCGCACCCCTCGGCCCGCACCGACAAACTGGTGCCCGCGCTGGTCCGCGGCGCGTTCGAGTACCAGGGCCAGAAGTGCTCGGCGGTCTCCCGTGCCTACGTCCCGCGCTCGCTGTGGGAGGGCGGCGTACGCGAGGAGCTGGCCGACCTCACCCGCACCGTGAAGTACGGCGACGTCACCGACCTCTCGCTGTTCGGTGGCGCGGTGATCGACTCCCGTGCCTTCGCCAAGCACAAGCGGTTGCTGGACAGCGTCCCCGGCGACTCGGCGCTGTCCACGCTGGCCGGCGGCGGCTGCGACGACTCGGTGGGCTACTTCGTCGAGCCGACCGTGCTGGTCTGTGACGACCCGGGGCACGAGGTGTTCTCCACCGAATACTTCGGCCCGATCATGGCCGTGCACGTCTATGAGGACAAGGACTACGAGCGGATCCTCGAGCTGGTCGACGGAAGCGCCGACTACGCGCTGACCGGCGCGGTGTTCGCCGACGACCGGACCGCCATCCAGCAGGCACACCGGGCCCTGCGGTACGCGGCAGGCAACTTCTACGTCAACGACAAGCCGACCGGCTCGATCGTCGGCCAGCAACCCTTCGGCGGCTCCCGCGGTTCGGGCACCAACGACAAGGCCGGCTCGATGTTCAACCTGCTGCGCTGGGCCAGCCCGCGCTCGATCAAGGAGAACTTCGACGCGCCCTCGGTGATCACCTACCCGCACATGGGCTGA
- a CDS encoding DUF5753 domain-containing protein — protein MPEPFNPSIRLRRIARSLREWREPTGLSSGEAAARAGWSAAKQSRLENAAQPITPADVMTLALIYDVAESVRDEVFNATLAVQDKAWWEEAKKGALTADVLAYVELEAEASRVRLFKIDLIPGLLQTAEYAAAISRSFLPRASEELLQARVDARIQRQARVQDGNPLKVEAVITENALRMTIGGPGVMRRQLGRLISVAALPNVDLRVISARSGAYPAMGTPFSILSFATDQPDVGYVELVNKGVYLEEAEDVETYTLNFEGLREVALDPEDSTELISTIGGGLEDA, from the coding sequence GTGCCCGAACCGTTCAACCCGAGCATCCGACTACGGCGGATTGCCCGCTCGCTCCGCGAGTGGCGCGAACCGACCGGGCTGAGCAGCGGTGAGGCCGCGGCGAGGGCGGGGTGGTCGGCGGCCAAACAGTCCCGTCTGGAGAACGCGGCCCAGCCGATCACACCGGCGGATGTCATGACCCTGGCGTTGATCTATGACGTGGCCGAGTCCGTACGGGACGAGGTATTCAACGCAACCCTGGCGGTACAGGACAAGGCATGGTGGGAGGAGGCCAAAAAGGGTGCTCTGACAGCCGACGTGCTCGCCTATGTGGAGTTGGAGGCCGAAGCCAGCAGGGTTCGCCTATTCAAGATCGACCTGATTCCTGGATTGTTGCAGACGGCAGAGTATGCCGCTGCGATCAGCCGCTCATTCCTTCCACGCGCATCAGAGGAGCTGCTTCAAGCTCGCGTAGACGCCCGCATTCAGCGACAAGCCCGAGTGCAGGACGGCAACCCGCTCAAGGTCGAGGCAGTGATCACCGAGAATGCGCTCCGGATGACGATCGGTGGCCCCGGCGTAATGCGGCGTCAGTTGGGCCGCCTGATCTCGGTTGCCGCCCTCCCAAACGTTGATCTACGGGTCATTTCGGCGAGGTCTGGTGCCTACCCGGCGATGGGCACTCCCTTCAGCATCCTGTCGTTCGCTACCGACCAACCCGATGTCGGCTATGTCGAGCTCGTCAACAAGGGCGTTTATCTAGAGGAAGCGGAGGATGTCGAGACATATACGCTGAACTTCGAAGGCCTGCGCGAGGTGGCGCTGGACCCGGAGGACTCCACCGAGCTCATCTCCACGATCGGGGGCGGCCTGGAGGACGCATAG
- a CDS encoding DUF397 domain-containing protein: MPADLTDAIWHTSSYSNGGGNECVEVAMLEDGAAVRDSKCPGVASWSSGRKPGTRFARSCVPEQQTRARGEQTRARGGQTRGQGSRMPGKRAASSVRVSCTEVC, translated from the coding sequence ATGCCCGCCGACCTGACCGACGCGATCTGGCACACAAGCAGCTACAGCAATGGCGGCGGCAACGAGTGTGTCGAGGTCGCGATGCTGGAGGACGGGGCGGCGGTGCGGGATTCGAAGTGCCCTGGGGTGGCTTCCTGGTCCTCGGGGCGGAAGCCTGGGACGCGCTTCGCGCGGTCCTGCGTTCCTGAGCAGCAAACGCGTGCGCGTGGGGAGCAAACACGTGCGCGTGGCGGGCAAACACGCGGTCAGGGGTCGAGGATGCCGGGGAAGAGGGCGGCCAGTTCGGTGAGGGTCTCCTGCACCGAGGTGTGCTGA
- a CDS encoding WXG100 family type VII secretion target — protein sequence MGEVVGTASMSGEVIYHNFTEGDSRRLNLASERIAALSAKYLDRAQGIDGLRDQMNQYWEGDSAGKANAGAGLLAKAFADTANPLDMAKESLQGQSESFERSKNSVVPVPPAPEAPNPWTTGLKAAIPVAGPFMAQDDIDSYQQGMRAHNEAAQHNVDVMGQYSAATGATQGALPRDFGVLTSDGAAISIGSGNTGSVHGAQAGIPDTTTASTVNPPLATPTVSGGGPVTPTPNVNPPVSTGGAPPTTSGPSSGPVTSPPPTGPGRTPGPTPGPVPIGGTLNNRGEDQNRRNTANRKPGTTGFRRSSERGTAGERLRNQPGQKGGGQAKGAPAARGGAAGRAGLGGEGVTGRGGTPEGPRGLGAGKGSGAGVPGTSAAAETGAKGTTAARGGTAAGPMGAAGAGRGRGGEDEERKRPAYLEENDPDEAFIGKLGKTVPPVIGQ from the coding sequence ATGGGAGAAGTGGTCGGCACGGCCAGCATGAGCGGCGAGGTCATCTACCACAATTTCACCGAGGGTGACTCTCGCCGGCTGAACCTGGCATCCGAGCGGATCGCGGCACTGTCCGCCAAGTACCTGGACCGTGCGCAGGGAATCGACGGCCTTCGGGACCAGATGAACCAGTACTGGGAGGGCGACAGCGCCGGAAAAGCCAATGCGGGCGCCGGGCTGCTGGCGAAGGCTTTCGCGGACACCGCCAACCCGCTGGATATGGCGAAAGAATCGCTGCAGGGCCAGTCGGAATCATTCGAACGGTCCAAGAACAGCGTGGTTCCCGTACCGCCTGCCCCGGAGGCGCCGAATCCGTGGACCACGGGACTGAAGGCGGCGATTCCGGTGGCGGGGCCGTTCATGGCCCAGGATGACATCGATTCCTACCAACAGGGAATGCGCGCGCACAACGAGGCAGCTCAGCACAACGTCGACGTCATGGGCCAGTACTCGGCGGCCACCGGTGCCACGCAGGGTGCGCTGCCAAGGGACTTCGGCGTGCTGACCTCCGACGGGGCGGCGATCTCGATCGGCAGCGGGAACACCGGCAGCGTGCACGGTGCACAGGCCGGCATCCCGGATACCACCACGGCCTCCACGGTGAACCCGCCCTTGGCCACCCCGACCGTGAGCGGCGGCGGCCCGGTGACGCCGACGCCGAACGTCAACCCGCCGGTCAGCACCGGTGGCGCTCCGCCGACCACCAGTGGACCCTCCTCCGGGCCGGTGACCTCCCCGCCGCCGACCGGCCCCGGCCGTACGCCGGGACCCACCCCGGGGCCCGTCCCGATCGGCGGCACCCTGAACAACCGAGGCGAGGACCAGAACCGGCGCAACACCGCCAACCGGAAGCCGGGCACCACCGGCTTCCGCCGTAGCAGCGAGCGGGGGACCGCGGGCGAGCGGCTGCGCAACCAGCCCGGCCAGAAGGGCGGTGGCCAGGCCAAGGGCGCCCCGGCGGCCAGGGGAGGCGCCGCGGGGCGTGCCGGGCTCGGTGGTGAGGGCGTCACCGGGCGCGGCGGCACGCCGGAAGGCCCCCGTGGTCTCGGCGCGGGCAAGGGCAGCGGCGCCGGGGTGCCGGGCACTTCCGCCGCGGCGGAGACCGGCGCGAAGGGCACCACGGCGGCCCGGGGCGGCACGGCCGCCGGACCGATGGGTGCCGCGGGCGCAGGCCGCGGCCGTGGCGGCGAGGACGAGGAGCGCAAACGCCCCGCCTACCTCGAGGAGAACGACCCCGACGAGGCCTTCATCGGCAAGCTGGGCAAGACGGTCCCGCCGGTGATCGGTCAGTGA
- a CDS encoding Rv3235 family protein: MRTTYRAALRPLQPYEPPMRRAPIRYVHTGQLALDLHLTFGGRRPAAARPAPPPVPVLERRRLHDMLTVILEASTGHRQATQVRSLLDRELYRELMANPRTIGPRHALKSVHACQPAIDAIEACGRVHAGNRVMALVARFEEQAGQGWRCTLFSLLEPADRNRG; the protein is encoded by the coding sequence TTGCGCACGACATACCGGGCGGCCCTGCGGCCACTGCAACCGTACGAACCGCCGATGCGCCGGGCACCGATCCGGTACGTGCACACCGGGCAGCTCGCCCTGGACCTGCACCTCACCTTCGGCGGGCGCAGGCCGGCCGCGGCCAGGCCCGCGCCCCCGCCGGTCCCGGTGCTGGAACGGCGCAGGCTGCACGACATGCTGACGGTGATCCTGGAGGCCAGCACCGGGCACCGGCAGGCCACGCAGGTGCGCTCCCTGCTGGACAGGGAACTCTACCGCGAGCTGATGGCGAATCCGCGCACCATCGGACCGCGGCACGCGCTGAAGAGCGTGCACGCCTGCCAGCCGGCCATCGACGCCATCGAGGCCTGCGGCCGGGTGCACGCGGGCAACCGGGTCATGGCCCTGGTGGCCCGCTTCGAGGAACAGGCCGGGCAGGGGTGGCGGTGCACCCTGTTCAGCCTGCTGGAACCGGCCGACCGGAATCGCGGCTAG
- a CDS encoding HAD-IA family hydrolase yields MLRGLVLDYAGVLTDTAGGNLLVAVETARDQGIRTALLSNAAGGGAARRAMRPYFDAVVFSGEVGVAKPEAEVYRITADLLGLPVQTCVFVDDSASNVAAAVAVGMVGVQHTSVQETLTELAALFPGILDP; encoded by the coding sequence GTGCTACGTGGGCTGGTGCTGGACTACGCGGGCGTGCTGACCGACACGGCGGGAGGAAACCTGCTCGTGGCCGTAGAAACCGCCCGCGACCAGGGGATTCGCACCGCCCTGCTGTCCAACGCCGCCGGTGGCGGGGCGGCGCGCCGGGCAATGCGCCCGTACTTCGACGCCGTCGTGTTCTCCGGCGAGGTGGGCGTGGCCAAGCCGGAGGCCGAGGTCTACCGGATCACCGCCGACCTGCTCGGCCTCCCCGTGCAGACCTGCGTCTTCGTGGACGACTCGGCGAGCAATGTGGCCGCCGCCGTCGCCGTCGGCATGGTCGGCGTTCAGCACACCTCGGTGCAGGAGACCCTCACCGAACTGGCCGCCCTCTTCCCCGGCATCCTCGACCCCTGA
- a CDS encoding DUF3558 domain-containing protein: MRHFLLIVLAMLTLILTGCSSGEVKGTPMPSSGSDGAGDVPQVTQPLDASRYVNDPCGLVPSPVLTGLGYTKPGDAKTSKADQMLAGPSCGWHVRGKMESLSVGLQTGNRDAGAGGLAGLYAAFQDGQFGYYESAEPIDGYPAAYADGSDGRPRGYCRLWVGIADDLTFTVGASGYDTEQNSCGTARQVASAVLDTLKGG, from the coding sequence ATGCGTCATTTTCTTCTGATCGTGCTGGCTATGCTGACACTGATCTTGACCGGTTGTTCGAGTGGTGAAGTTAAGGGTACGCCGATGCCCTCTTCCGGCTCAGACGGCGCTGGCGATGTCCCGCAAGTTACTCAGCCGCTGGACGCGTCCCGGTACGTGAATGACCCCTGCGGTTTGGTGCCGTCGCCGGTCCTGACGGGACTTGGTTACACCAAACCAGGGGATGCCAAAACTAGTAAAGCTGACCAGATGTTGGCTGGGCCGAGCTGTGGTTGGCATGTTCGAGGGAAGATGGAATCGCTCAGTGTTGGGCTGCAAACTGGTAATCGCGATGCCGGTGCTGGCGGTCTAGCGGGTCTGTATGCTGCCTTTCAGGATGGGCAGTTTGGATACTACGAGTCAGCGGAACCCATAGACGGGTATCCGGCCGCGTATGCCGACGGTAGCGACGGTCGGCCGCGAGGCTACTGCAGACTGTGGGTCGGAATCGCGGATGATCTGACCTTCACGGTCGGTGCGTCCGGGTACGACACCGAACAGAATTCCTGCGGAACGGCACGGCAGGTTGCTTCGGCGGTGTTGGACACTCTGAAAGGGGGCTGA
- a CDS encoding DUF6912 family protein: MRVYLPATIGMLRKFVADGKFTPVSGTAFALTPTLRESYISGDTEELEYAALADAARASLRLIAAEEDGEEFPRRVVISADVDDVTLRPDLDDAVVRIGGAVSLDEVAAVHVDLIEAERDVRAAAEVVDEADLGNPDAEFVLGGAEDHELAWYAPQELPFLLELM, encoded by the coding sequence GTGAGGGTTTACCTGCCCGCGACCATCGGCATGCTGCGGAAGTTCGTGGCCGACGGAAAGTTCACGCCGGTCAGTGGGACGGCGTTCGCGCTGACCCCGACGCTGCGCGAGTCCTACATCAGCGGGGACACCGAGGAGCTGGAGTACGCCGCACTGGCCGACGCGGCCCGTGCCTCGCTCCGGCTGATCGCCGCCGAGGAGGACGGCGAGGAGTTCCCCCGGCGGGTGGTCATCTCGGCCGATGTGGATGACGTGACCCTGCGGCCGGACCTGGACGACGCCGTGGTCCGGATCGGTGGCGCGGTGTCGCTGGACGAGGTGGCCGCGGTACACGTGGACCTCATCGAGGCGGAACGGGACGTGCGGGCCGCCGCCGAGGTGGTGGACGAGGCCGACCTCGGCAACCCCGACGCCGAGTTCGTCCTCGGCGGCGCCGAGGACCACGAGCTGGCCTGGTACGCGCCCCAGGAACTGCCCTTCCTGCTGGAGCTGATGTAA
- a CDS encoding ESX secretion-associated protein EspG, with product MIQRRVDLPVDVLAALTTRENLGPLHLTLQPEPRWLPDEEQHAAQARLEDTLIEAGLLHRDGRVDAGLLDALTLLTGAAVEYYGWFTHEGSTWGVLAACRGLAGLLAVRADDQVALAPVHHEALAEALVEQLPEAVPGGGSPWTVGMPEFHEAAERGSADRARSQGVREIVKVVQRPVLGSGELYVAERDDLGRYLRLEQPLHYVDTDWGRYLNYTTGSGDEAEIHVAPGSPAALASTLRALRGRLVRP from the coding sequence GTGATCCAGCGGCGGGTCGACCTCCCGGTCGACGTGCTGGCCGCCCTCACCACGCGGGAGAACCTCGGCCCGTTGCACCTCACCCTCCAGCCGGAACCACGGTGGCTGCCCGATGAGGAACAGCACGCCGCGCAGGCGCGCCTGGAGGACACGCTGATCGAGGCAGGCCTGCTGCACCGGGACGGCCGGGTCGACGCCGGCCTGCTCGACGCCCTCACGCTCCTCACCGGCGCGGCGGTGGAGTACTACGGCTGGTTCACCCACGAGGGGAGCACCTGGGGCGTGCTCGCCGCCTGCCGCGGGCTGGCCGGCCTGCTCGCCGTCCGTGCGGACGACCAGGTCGCCCTCGCTCCGGTGCACCACGAGGCCCTGGCCGAGGCTCTGGTGGAGCAGTTGCCCGAGGCCGTACCCGGCGGCGGCAGCCCATGGACCGTCGGCATGCCCGAGTTCCACGAGGCCGCCGAGCGCGGCAGTGCCGACCGGGCCCGCAGCCAGGGTGTGCGCGAGATCGTCAAGGTCGTGCAGCGGCCGGTGCTCGGCAGCGGCGAGCTCTACGTCGCCGAGCGCGACGACCTCGGCCGCTACCTGCGACTGGAACAGCCCCTGCACTATGTGGACACTGACTGGGGCCGCTACCTCAACTACACCACCGGCAGCGGCGACGAGGCCGAGATCCACGTCGCCCCAGGGTCACCTGCCGCGCTGGCCAGTACCCTGCGCGCGCTGCGCGGCCGGCTCGTCCGGCCCTAA
- a CDS encoding TrmH family RNA methyltransferase, with protein MSAESPASQAVSPKDRFLTVYGRKPVLEALGDPGLDVDKVILADSVRGPVVAEIRRAARASGVPVQRASAHRVKVLAGNGKQDQGVLADVVARRMRPLAAALAGPKPPARVLVLDGITTPANVGMILRTATAAGLGGIVVPRRGVAALDPLVVKASAGVAFRAPMLRCASAAEAAGLLAGAGYRLYGLGASGSGSLFEAEFPARAAFVLGGETAGVGPEVRERVSEWLSIPMPGEVESLNVSAAAAVLCFELVRRGR; from the coding sequence GTGAGTGCTGAGTCTCCGGCGTCGCAGGCGGTGTCCCCGAAGGATCGGTTCCTGACCGTGTACGGGCGCAAACCGGTGCTGGAGGCCCTCGGCGACCCGGGCCTGGATGTCGACAAAGTGATCCTCGCGGACTCGGTGCGGGGGCCGGTGGTGGCGGAGATCCGGCGCGCCGCGCGGGCGAGCGGGGTGCCGGTGCAGCGGGCCAGCGCGCACCGGGTGAAGGTGCTGGCCGGAAACGGCAAGCAGGACCAGGGGGTGCTGGCCGATGTGGTGGCGCGCCGGATGCGCCCGCTGGCGGCGGCGCTGGCCGGGCCGAAGCCGCCCGCACGGGTCCTGGTGCTGGACGGGATCACCACCCCGGCGAACGTCGGGATGATCCTGCGCACCGCCACCGCGGCGGGCCTCGGCGGCATCGTGGTGCCGCGGCGCGGCGTGGCCGCGCTGGACCCGCTGGTGGTGAAGGCCTCAGCCGGGGTGGCGTTCCGGGCGCCGATGCTGCGCTGCGCGAGCGCGGCCGAGGCGGCGGGGCTGCTGGCCGGGGCTGGCTACCGGCTGTACGGGCTGGGTGCGTCGGGATCCGGCTCGCTGTTCGAGGCCGAGTTTCCGGCGCGGGCGGCATTCGTGCTGGGCGGGGAGACCGCCGGGGTTGGTCCGGAGGTGCGCGAGCGGGTTTCGGAGTGGCTGTCCATCCCGATGCCCGGTGAGGTGGAGTCGCTGAACGTATCGGCCGCGGCCGCGGTGCTGTGCTTCGAGCTGGTGCGCAGGGGGCGTTAG
- a CDS encoding WS/DGAT/MGAT family O-acyltransferase: protein MPDRLSALDASFLYLEDPTTPMHVGGVAIFERPREGFSYEDLLALIGQRLLYLPRYRQRVMRIPGHLARPVWVDDVDFDLNYHVRRSALPAPGTDAQLFDLVARLLSRPLDQERPLWEAYFVEGLAGDRVALVTKTHQSVVDGIGTVDLGQLILDSVPQGCGPPEEDTWTPRRQPSRAQLLLDAMGETVQRPGELLENVRSAAQDAVATAEKVVGTVGGVASALRTVVRPAPAGPLNAHVSGGRVFSVVRTKLEDYRQVRAEHGGTVNDVVLAVITGALREWLMSRGTALTSVETVRALVPLAVRDAETEEFSSAGIIGNEVVAYLVDLPVGEPNPVLRLQHIGHAMTEHTDSGRSVAARALLRVGGFAPATLHSLGARAAGSFSGRIFNLVITNSPGPQQQLYAGTARMVEMFPVMPLARGQALAIGVTSYHGNVYFGLNGDRKAMSDVDLLADMLRDSLAELKGINW, encoded by the coding sequence ATGCCAGACCGCCTGTCCGCGCTCGACGCGTCCTTCCTCTACCTCGAGGACCCCACGACGCCGATGCACGTCGGGGGTGTGGCGATCTTCGAACGGCCCAGGGAGGGTTTCAGCTACGAGGACCTGCTCGCCCTGATCGGCCAGCGGCTGCTCTACCTGCCCCGATACCGGCAGCGGGTGATGCGCATCCCCGGCCACCTGGCAAGGCCGGTCTGGGTGGACGATGTCGACTTCGACCTGAACTACCACGTCCGGCGCTCAGCGTTGCCGGCCCCCGGCACCGATGCCCAGTTGTTCGACCTGGTCGCGCGGCTGCTCTCCCGGCCGCTGGACCAGGAACGCCCGCTGTGGGAGGCCTACTTCGTGGAGGGCCTCGCCGGGGACCGGGTGGCACTGGTGACCAAGACCCACCAGTCGGTGGTGGACGGGATCGGCACCGTGGATCTCGGACAGCTCATCCTGGACTCGGTCCCGCAGGGATGCGGGCCACCCGAGGAGGACACCTGGACCCCGCGCAGGCAGCCCAGCAGGGCCCAGCTGCTGCTGGACGCGATGGGCGAGACCGTGCAGCGCCCCGGCGAGCTGCTGGAGAACGTCCGTTCGGCCGCCCAGGACGCGGTGGCCACCGCGGAGAAGGTGGTCGGCACGGTCGGTGGCGTGGCCTCGGCGCTGCGCACCGTGGTCCGTCCGGCTCCGGCCGGGCCGCTGAACGCGCATGTCTCCGGCGGCAGGGTGTTCTCCGTGGTCCGCACCAAGCTGGAGGACTACCGGCAGGTCAGGGCGGAGCACGGCGGCACGGTCAACGACGTGGTACTCGCGGTGATCACCGGTGCGCTGCGTGAATGGCTGATGTCCAGGGGCACGGCGCTGACCTCGGTGGAGACCGTGCGCGCACTGGTGCCGCTGGCGGTACGGGACGCCGAGACGGAGGAGTTCTCCTCGGCCGGCATCATCGGCAACGAGGTGGTCGCGTACCTGGTCGACCTGCCGGTCGGGGAGCCCAACCCGGTGCTGCGGCTGCAGCACATCGGGCACGCGATGACCGAGCACACCGACTCGGGGCGCTCGGTGGCGGCCCGCGCGCTGCTGCGGGTCGGGGGTTTCGCCCCAGCCACCCTGCACTCCCTGGGTGCCAGGGCGGCCGGATCGTTCTCCGGCCGCATCTTCAACCTGGTCATCACCAACTCGCCAGGTCCGCAACAGCAGCTCTACGCGGGCACGGCGCGGATGGTCGAGATGTTCCCGGTCATGCCACTGGCCAGGGGGCAGGCGCTCGCCATCGGCGTCACGTCATATCACGGAAACGTCTACTTCGGATTGAACGGCGACCGGAAAGCGATGTCCGATGTGGACTTGCTGGCCGATATGCTGAGGGATTCGTTGGCGGAACTGAAGGGGATCAACTGGTGA